The following proteins are co-located in the Tardibacter chloracetimidivorans genome:
- the hemH gene encoding ferrochelatase, with amino-acid sequence MNSLPDAHPPVARPGVGVLLVNLGTPDAPTPRAVKAYLREFLSDPRVVEIPPLIWQPILRGVILNTRPRKSAQAYSLVWDRARDLSPLKAITQDQAAALAGAFGGGVIVDYAMRYGTPSIAERLAALKDAGCDRILVAPLYPQYCAATTATVFDEVARVLAGMRWQPSLRFLPPYHDDPAYIAALAQSVDSGIAALDFEPELIIASFHGMPARTLALGDPYYCLCRKTARLLAERLERDVRISFQSRFGRAKWLEPATDTVLRELPSGGVRSVAVIAPGFAADCLETLEELAIRGRDGFLAAGGERFAYLPCLNAGEAGVRMLKILLSGELAGWVAQT; translated from the coding sequence ATGAACAGCCTGCCGGATGCCCACCCGCCGGTCGCCCGGCCCGGCGTGGGCGTGCTGCTCGTCAATCTGGGCACGCCCGATGCGCCCACGCCTCGTGCGGTGAAGGCCTATCTGCGCGAGTTCCTGTCCGACCCGCGCGTGGTCGAAATCCCTCCGCTCATTTGGCAGCCCATTTTGCGCGGCGTCATCCTCAACACCCGCCCAAGAAAATCCGCTCAAGCCTATTCGCTGGTGTGGGACCGCGCGCGCGACCTGTCGCCCCTGAAGGCGATCACGCAGGATCAGGCGGCGGCGCTGGCAGGCGCGTTCGGCGGCGGCGTCATCGTCGATTACGCGATGCGCTATGGCACGCCGTCCATCGCTGAACGGCTCGCCGCGTTGAAGGACGCCGGGTGCGACCGGATCCTCGTCGCGCCGCTCTATCCGCAATATTGCGCGGCGACGACCGCCACCGTGTTCGACGAGGTCGCGCGCGTGCTGGCCGGGATGCGCTGGCAACCGTCGCTTCGCTTCCTGCCGCCTTATCATGACGATCCGGCCTATATCGCGGCGCTCGCGCAATCGGTGGACTCGGGGATCGCCGCGCTCGATTTCGAGCCCGAGCTGATCATCGCCAGCTTTCACGGCATGCCAGCGCGCACCCTTGCCCTCGGCGATCCCTATTACTGCCTGTGCCGGAAGACGGCGCGGCTTCTGGCCGAACGGCTGGAGCGGGACGTGCGGATCAGCTTCCAGTCGCGTTTCGGCCGGGCGAAGTGGCTGGAGCCCGCCACCGATACGGTGCTTCGGGAACTGCCCTCGGGCGGGGTCCGTTCCGTCGCGGTCATCGCACCCGGCTTTGCAGCCGACTGTCTCGAAACGCTGGAAGAGTTGGCGATTCGCGGCCGCGACGGCTTTCTTGCCGCAGGCGGGGAACGCTTCGCCTATCTGCCGTGCCTAAATGCCGGCGAGGCCGGAGTGCGCATGCTGAAAATACTCCTTTCTGGGGAGCTTGCGGGCTGGGTTGCACAGACATAG
- a CDS encoding right-handed parallel beta-helix repeat-containing protein, with translation MKLLHLPVLAAICVAAPGIASAVTISSAAQLASALKAAKGGETFDLAPGNYGTLLIQSRRFSTPVTFRSIDPSKPAVFSGQSVVRDSSGVRFDAVSFHMPNPGSIKEAGKALALYGSSNISMSNVRAYGSLDGNPQNDGLGIYIQGSSGITVSGSNFTELHRGIGISRSTGVVITGNMIHNVRSDGVVLAQSENVKISSNIIRDFMPVKGDHPDGIQLWTAGTNAPSKNIEISSNLIVGKLGAQMQGIFVTDQSGGKLPYSGITIKNNTVVGAAWHGITVHHTSNASVTGNTVVTIPGSNNTSWIMMRYVSGVMSGNTAKSLPVSDSPNLKQANNKTNTISSSLAEQAIEAWYQANLATLPDPDTIAQSPIGSNDPTVNNGFNTPTPTPDDPVLLTNSAYKMVAIDDQSVQQNDAFSQTSQQLQQTTTGSNTGTNNVLSAVPEPETWVQLVAGFGMVGWLMRRSRSGTRASVG, from the coding sequence ATGAAGCTGTTGCACCTTCCGGTGCTCGCGGCGATATGTGTAGCCGCACCGGGCATCGCATCCGCGGTCACAATCTCCAGCGCCGCCCAGCTTGCCTCCGCCCTGAAGGCGGCAAAGGGGGGTGAAACCTTCGATCTTGCGCCGGGCAATTACGGCACGCTCCTGATCCAGTCGAGGCGGTTTTCGACACCGGTGACCTTCCGATCGATCGACCCCAGCAAACCGGCCGTGTTCAGCGGCCAATCGGTCGTCAGGGATTCATCGGGCGTGCGCTTCGATGCCGTGTCCTTTCATATGCCCAACCCCGGCTCGATCAAGGAAGCGGGCAAGGCGCTTGCCCTGTACGGATCGAGCAACATCAGCATGAGCAACGTCCGGGCCTATGGAAGCCTGGATGGCAACCCTCAGAACGACGGTCTGGGCATCTATATCCAGGGCAGTTCGGGCATCACCGTATCGGGGTCGAACTTCACCGAACTTCATCGCGGCATCGGCATCAGCAGGAGCACCGGCGTCGTCATAACCGGCAACATGATCCACAATGTCCGGTCCGACGGTGTCGTGCTTGCACAAAGTGAAAATGTGAAGATCAGCTCGAATATCATCCGGGATTTCATGCCAGTGAAAGGCGATCATCCCGATGGCATACAATTGTGGACGGCCGGCACGAACGCGCCGAGCAAAAACATCGAGATTTCAAGCAATCTCATCGTCGGAAAGCTTGGCGCCCAGATGCAGGGCATCTTCGTGACCGACCAGTCGGGCGGCAAGCTGCCGTATTCCGGCATCACGATCAAGAACAACACGGTTGTCGGGGCCGCCTGGCACGGGATTACCGTTCATCACACCAGTAACGCATCGGTGACCGGCAATACCGTCGTCACCATTCCGGGATCAAACAACACAAGCTGGATCATGATGCGATATGTTTCGGGCGTAATGAGCGGAAACACAGCAAAGAGCCTCCCCGTCTCGGACAGCCCGAATCTGAAACAGGCGAACAACAAGACCAACACGATCAGCAGCAGCCTTGCCGAGCAGGCGATAGAGGCATGGTACCAGGCCAATCTCGCGACCTTGCCGGACCCGGACACCATTGCGCAGTCACCGATCGGATCGAACGACCCGACCGTCAACAACGGTTTCAACACCCCGACGCCGACGCCTGACGATCCGGTGCTGTTGACCAATTCGGCTTACAAGATGGTGGCGATCGACGATCAGAGCGTGCAGCAGAATGACGCTTTCAGCCAGACCAGCCAGCAGCTGCAACAGACCACTACAGGCTCCAATACCGGAACCAACAACGTCCTGAGTGCAGTGCCTGAACCGGAAACCTGGGTTCAGCTGGTGGCCGGTTTCGGCATGGTGGGCTGGCTCATGCGCCGGTCACGCAGCGGGACGCGCGCGTCGGTCGGCTGA
- the lgt gene encoding prolipoprotein diacylglyceryl transferase, protein MMSGLFADVATAIDFTSLGLSPIALDLGFLQLRWYSLAYIAGILVGWWYLLRLLQAPGAPMARRHADDLVTWATLGIILGGRLAYVLFYDPARFLQHPGDIVKLWEGGMSFHGGVIGVSLAIILMARRHKLDWLRIHDYVACVVPIGLGLGRLANFVNGELWGRPTDASWGVIFPGAPGDLPRHPSQLYEFVLEGVVLFVVLWFLFYKTDARRKPGMLVGTFLLGYGLARFFVEFFREPDIQLGTLSWGLTMGQTLTLPMIAGGIYLIATAGRRASGKRAGLRAG, encoded by the coding sequence TTGATGTCCGGGTTGTTTGCTGACGTCGCCACTGCGATCGATTTCACATCGCTGGGCCTTTCTCCCATCGCTCTGGACCTCGGCTTCCTTCAACTCCGCTGGTACAGCCTTGCCTATATCGCGGGCATACTCGTCGGCTGGTGGTATCTGCTGCGCCTGCTGCAGGCGCCGGGCGCGCCCATGGCCCGCCGTCACGCGGACGATCTGGTCACCTGGGCGACGCTTGGCATCATCCTGGGCGGCCGACTGGCCTATGTGCTGTTCTACGACCCCGCCCGCTTCCTTCAGCACCCCGGCGACATCGTGAAGCTGTGGGAGGGCGGCATGTCCTTTCATGGTGGCGTCATCGGGGTGAGCCTCGCGATCATCCTGATGGCGCGGCGGCACAAGCTCGACTGGCTGCGCATCCACGACTATGTCGCCTGTGTGGTGCCGATCGGCCTCGGCCTCGGGCGGCTGGCCAATTTCGTCAACGGCGAGCTTTGGGGCCGCCCCACCGATGCAAGCTGGGGCGTCATATTTCCCGGCGCGCCGGGCGATCTTCCCCGGCATCCAAGCCAGCTTTACGAATTCGTTCTGGAAGGCGTCGTGCTTTTCGTAGTGCTATGGTTCCTGTTCTACAAGACCGATGCGCGTCGCAAGCCGGGGATGCTGGTCGGCACCTTCCTGCTCGGCTATGGACTGGCGCGCTTCTTCGTGGAGTTCTTCCGCGAGCCTGACATCCAGCTCGGCACGCTGTCATGGGGGCTCACAATGGGGCAGACGCTGACCCTGCCGATGATCGCGGGCGGCATCTATCTGATCGCCACCGCCGGTCGCCGGGCAAGCGGAAAGCGGGCGGGGCTGCGCGCGGGCTGA
- a CDS encoding CDP-alcohol phosphatidyltransferase family protein has protein sequence MITVVPTDENPTKLWGLTTAERVRRIARAASLGVEDQLPVDGAVVLANNAHVFDPGWLKHVAGHPGEVLTLGGVPVVAHCRTAEERALVDAAMREGRPLPAGTSMKAIAHESGVQAINSELRKREQPFALKLEPSTVRAAERASYFGAYKGVTDVLTKYLWPEWALVLTRLAARIGMSPNMVTAIGALLCVVATVAFWYGHYWWGMAAGLVFMVLDTVDGKLARCTITSSKWGDVFDHGIDLVHPPFWWYAWGVGLWAYGRPLAPETFALALWVIIGGYVLQRLIEGAFLQWYGMHIHVWEKLDSDFRLITARRNPNMVILFASMLVARPDLGLVAVAAWTALSLVFHAVRLAQAAWRHRRGNPIRSWLEQAA, from the coding sequence ATGATCACGGTCGTTCCCACCGACGAAAATCCCACGAAGCTGTGGGGCCTTACAACAGCCGAGAGGGTCCGCAGGATCGCCCGCGCCGCGAGCCTTGGCGTGGAAGACCAGCTTCCGGTGGACGGGGCCGTCGTCCTTGCCAACAACGCCCATGTCTTCGATCCCGGCTGGCTGAAACATGTCGCCGGTCATCCTGGAGAGGTGCTGACGCTGGGCGGTGTCCCCGTCGTCGCCCATTGCCGCACGGCCGAGGAGCGCGCGCTGGTGGATGCCGCGATGCGTGAAGGCCGCCCGCTGCCTGCGGGCACGTCGATGAAGGCCATCGCGCATGAAAGCGGTGTTCAGGCGATCAATTCCGAACTGAGAAAGCGTGAGCAGCCCTTCGCGCTGAAGCTGGAACCGTCGACCGTGCGCGCCGCCGAACGGGCGAGCTATTTCGGCGCATACAAGGGCGTGACCGACGTCCTCACCAAATATCTCTGGCCCGAATGGGCGCTGGTCCTCACGCGGCTGGCGGCGCGCATCGGCATGTCGCCCAATATGGTGACTGCCATCGGGGCCCTGCTCTGCGTGGTCGCAACCGTCGCCTTCTGGTACGGCCATTACTGGTGGGGCATGGCTGCGGGCCTTGTCTTCATGGTTCTGGATACGGTGGACGGCAAGCTCGCCCGATGCACGATCACCAGTTCCAAATGGGGCGATGTCTTCGATCACGGCATCGATCTCGTGCACCCGCCCTTCTGGTGGTATGCATGGGGCGTGGGCCTGTGGGCCTATGGCCGTCCGCTCGCGCCCGAAACCTTCGCCCTGGCGCTGTGGGTCATCATCGGCGGATATGTGCTCCAGCGCCTGATCGAGGGCGCGTTCCTGCAATGGTATGGAATGCACATCCATGTGTGGGAAAAGCTAGACTCCGATTTCCGCCTCATCACCGCACGGCGCAATCCGAACATGGTGATCCTGTTCGCATCGATGCTGGTCGCGCGGCCGGACCTGGGGCTGGTCGCGGTGGCGGCATGGACGGCGCTTTCGCTCGTCTTCCACGCGGTGCGGCTGGCGCAGGCCGCCTGGCGGCACCGGCGCGGCAACCCGATCCGCTCATGGCTGGAGCAGGCGGCATGA
- a CDS encoding methyltransferase domain-containing protein, producing the protein MKVNGNRFRRKRFQHFLGLIHRAAQSRQEVRILDIGGTRDYWVALQDMWSPYPISVTIVNMEGETGDDGPFRLRLGDACNLSEYADNSFDIVHSNSVIEHVGRWEQMKMMAAEVRRLAPVYYLQTPDFAFPVEPHFRTVGFHWLPEQARAALIQRRGFGFRKKAASVEEAVTNIQSVNLLTKGQMKALFGDAVIFHERFLGLPKSLIAVRE; encoded by the coding sequence ATGAAGGTCAACGGAAATCGATTTCGACGAAAGCGATTCCAGCACTTCCTGGGCCTCATCCACCGCGCGGCGCAATCGAGGCAGGAGGTCCGGATCCTCGATATCGGCGGGACCAGGGATTATTGGGTCGCGCTGCAGGATATGTGGTCACCCTATCCGATCTCCGTCACCATCGTGAACATGGAGGGCGAGACGGGAGATGACGGGCCGTTCCGATTGAGGCTGGGTGATGCCTGCAACCTTTCCGAATATGCCGACAACAGCTTCGACATCGTCCATTCCAACAGCGTGATCGAGCATGTCGGCCGTTGGGAACAGATGAAGATGATGGCGGCCGAAGTCCGGCGGCTGGCCCCGGTCTATTATCTTCAGACGCCGGATTTCGCCTTTCCGGTTGAACCGCATTTCAGGACGGTCGGGTTCCACTGGTTACCCGAACAGGCGCGCGCCGCACTGATCCAGCGGCGGGGTTTCGGCTTCAGGAAAAAGGCGGCTTCAGTGGAAGAGGCGGTCACCAACATCCAGTCGGTGAACCTGCTGACCAAGGGACAGATGAAGGCCCTGTTCGGCGACGCCGTCATTTTTCACGAGCGATTTCTGGGCCTGCCCAAGTCGCTCATCGCCGTCCGCGAATAA
- the pgeF gene encoding peptidoglycan editing factor PgeF has product MTDAVEINRAEALGGVPHGFLGRRGGVSEGMLAGLNVGLGSDDDRQAIAENRRRAVEAVAPGARLVTLHQVHSAKAVTVTSPWPDDARPQADAVVTDRPGLLLGILTADCAPVLFADPDAGVIGAAHAGWKGAFGGVIAATVEAMERLGAKRSRIAAAIGPCIARASYEVDHGFRRRFADADPENERFFADGRPGHAWFDLEGFNAAALAAAGIGRVEAMGLDTYSAPDRFFSFRRATHRGEADYGRQLSAIALP; this is encoded by the coding sequence ATGACGGATGCTGTCGAGATTAATCGCGCCGAAGCGCTTGGCGGCGTGCCGCACGGCTTTCTGGGGCGGCGCGGCGGCGTTTCGGAAGGCATGCTCGCGGGGTTGAACGTCGGATTGGGCTCTGACGACGACCGGCAGGCGATCGCCGAGAACCGGCGGCGCGCGGTTGAGGCGGTTGCGCCGGGCGCAAGGCTTGTGACGCTTCATCAGGTGCATAGCGCCAAAGCGGTAACCGTCACATCGCCTTGGCCCGACGATGCGCGGCCGCAGGCCGATGCGGTGGTGACGGACAGGCCGGGCCTGCTGCTGGGCATATTGACGGCCGATTGCGCGCCCGTGCTGTTCGCCGACCCGGACGCGGGCGTGATCGGCGCGGCCCATGCGGGATGGAAGGGGGCGTTTGGCGGCGTGATCGCAGCGACGGTCGAGGCGATGGAAAGGCTGGGAGCGAAGCGGTCGCGCATTGCGGCTGCGATCGGGCCGTGCATCGCCCGCGCATCCTATGAGGTCGACCACGGCTTTCGCCGCCGCTTTGCCGATGCCGATCCGGAGAATGAGCGCTTTTTTGCAGACGGCCGTCCCGGCCATGCCTGGTTCGATCTGGAAGGCTTCAACGCCGCGGCGCTGGCGGCTGCCGGCATCGGCCGCGTTGAAGCGATGGGGCTCGACACCTATTCTGCGCCCGACCGCTTCTTCAGCTTCCGACGCGCGACGCATCGCGGGGAGGCGGATTACGGCAGGCAGTTGAGCGCCATCGCGCTGCCCTGA
- a CDS encoding ribbon-helix-helix domain-containing protein, producing MAGNGLIKRSVNLFGHATSISLEPVFWRALKRAADEEGLPLNTLVARIDEARTTNLSSAIRVWLFERALGH from the coding sequence GTGGCCGGCAACGGACTGATCAAGAGATCGGTGAATCTTTTCGGTCACGCCACCAGCATCAGCCTGGAGCCGGTCTTCTGGCGGGCGCTGAAGCGCGCCGCGGATGAAGAGGGCCTGCCGCTCAACACGCTGGTCGCGCGGATCGACGAGGCGCGCACCACCAACTTGTCGAGCGCGATCCGCGTCTGGCTGTTCGAGCGGGCGCTTGGCCATTAG
- a CDS encoding class I SAM-dependent methyltransferase yields MDLPSRSAAVRLRQLAQSEGAVPIATFMAIANAHYYATRIPFGGEGDFITAPETSQMFGELIGLWAADLWNRSGRPKAALVELGPGRGTLMADARRAASRVPGMAALSVHLVETSPALRVEQRQRIPDAIWHDDVSTLPDDHALLVIANEFFDALPVRQFVRTLKGWRERVVTLDDDGRFVPTSGRRPADPLIPPRLVHSHEGAIVEASPASAAIMEALAQSIVRQGGAMLVVDYGYEGPAVGDTLQAVKGHSYADVFADIGEADLTAHVDFTALAEVARRTGARTFGPVSQAALLAGLGLSARADALKRANPDRADSIDEDVNRLTSPEEMGVLFKALAVTAPDWAIPAAFPTGGVDE; encoded by the coding sequence ATGGACCTGCCATCCCGATCAGCCGCCGTGCGGCTGCGACAGCTTGCGCAAAGCGAAGGCGCGGTTCCAATCGCGACCTTCATGGCGATTGCGAACGCGCATTATTATGCGACTAGGATCCCTTTCGGCGGCGAGGGCGATTTCATCACCGCACCGGAGACGAGTCAGATGTTCGGCGAACTGATCGGCCTTTGGGCGGCCGATCTGTGGAACCGGAGCGGGCGGCCGAAGGCAGCGCTGGTGGAGCTTGGCCCCGGCCGGGGTACGTTGATGGCCGACGCCCGGCGTGCGGCGAGCCGCGTGCCCGGCATGGCGGCCCTGTCTGTCCATCTGGTCGAGACGAGCCCCGCCCTTCGCGTCGAACAGCGCCAGCGCATTCCCGACGCGATCTGGCATGACGACGTGTCGACCCTGCCGGACGACCATGCGCTGCTGGTGATCGCGAACGAGTTCTTCGATGCGCTGCCGGTCCGGCAGTTTGTCCGCACCCTAAAGGGCTGGCGCGAACGGGTGGTGACGCTGGACGATGACGGCCGGTTCGTCCCGACGAGTGGAAGACGGCCCGCCGATCCGCTGATCCCGCCCCGCCTCGTCCATAGCCATGAAGGCGCGATCGTGGAGGCGTCACCCGCGAGCGCCGCGATCATGGAGGCGCTGGCCCAGAGCATCGTCCGACAGGGCGGCGCCATGCTGGTCGTCGACTATGGCTATGAAGGTCCGGCCGTGGGCGACACGCTGCAGGCGGTGAAAGGCCACAGCTATGCCGATGTCTTTGCCGATATCGGGGAAGCCGATCTGACGGCCCATGTCGATTTCACCGCGCTCGCCGAAGTCGCCCGTCGCACGGGCGCGAGGACTTTTGGCCCGGTATCGCAGGCGGCGCTGCTCGCCGGTCTGGGCCTGTCGGCGCGAGCGGACGCCCTGAAACGCGCCAATCCGGACCGGGCGGACTCCATTGACGAAGACGTCAACCGGCTTACTTCTCCAGAGGAGATGGGCGTGCTTTTCAAGGCGCTGGCCGTGACGGCCCCGGATTGGGCGATTCCCGCCGCATTTCCGACAGGCGGAGTGGACGAATGA
- a CDS encoding xanthine dehydrogenase family protein molybdopterin-binding subunit, protein MSLLSKPKIAVDRRALLIGGGVGAGLLLAWSVWPREQSMNLAVGEGETALGAFLKIGTDNRITVAVPQAEMGQGVWTVLPQILADALGANWSMVGVEPAPIGPAYANELLLRRLEEMALPGWAGPAGRLLRSWPEDARLLQATVGSSSIPAFHDSFARAGQVARALLCRAAAERWNTDWRELQARSGFVVNGAERIAFGALAEDAAGFDLPPEIPAPHPSTPRLVGRSVPRLDTPAKLDGSARFGADVRLPNMVYASVRSGPPGDSRLVSADEKAAKALRGVVKVIRDDRWIAVVGESWWAANRALNVLKPRFETRGRLADSAVIGKTLQNALDDGPSADAANTGDAEKLLGGKNVISASYDVPMLAHGSPETPGATVRISGDRCEIWAATQSATLVRNAVASAIGFPTEAVVVYPTLVGGGFGRLLDPRPAVQAALIARQMKRPVQLVWSRFEDSVHDAMRPPAMARMRAALTPDKTIAAWEALIAAPDYRTAFVRALLPGVSIDKGANADSIEGAVPPYDIPALKVAHRYADTGAEPGVWRSGMHSATAFFTECFIDELAAASGLDPLSFRIRMLRSKPRHAEALKTAAGIGGFAPFAGEVAQGLAVHETAGAVVAVLAEVSINKDQGIDVDRIFCAVDCGRVVNPDLVRQQIEGGIIFALNGAVAGGITWSKGLAQQTALGDMGPPRMADAPEITVQIMESDAPPAGVSGAAVPPVAPAIANAVHAATGRRVRRLPLAVSGGA, encoded by the coding sequence ATGAGCCTGTTGTCCAAGCCGAAGATCGCAGTCGACCGTCGCGCCCTCCTGATCGGCGGCGGCGTGGGCGCAGGATTGCTCCTGGCATGGAGCGTCTGGCCGCGCGAACAGTCGATGAATCTCGCGGTGGGGGAAGGGGAGACCGCGCTTGGCGCGTTCCTCAAGATCGGGACGGATAACCGCATCACGGTCGCGGTGCCACAGGCGGAGATGGGTCAGGGCGTCTGGACTGTGCTGCCCCAGATATTGGCCGACGCTCTTGGCGCAAATTGGTCGATGGTGGGGGTGGAGCCCGCGCCGATCGGTCCCGCCTATGCCAATGAACTGCTGCTCCGGCGGCTGGAGGAAATGGCGCTGCCGGGCTGGGCGGGACCGGCCGGACGGCTGCTCCGCTCCTGGCCTGAGGACGCGCGTCTTCTCCAGGCGACGGTCGGCTCCAGTTCCATTCCCGCCTTTCATGACAGCTTTGCCCGTGCCGGGCAGGTCGCGCGCGCCCTCCTGTGCCGCGCGGCGGCGGAGCGGTGGAACACCGACTGGAGAGAGCTTCAGGCCCGCAGCGGCTTCGTCGTGAACGGGGCGGAGCGGATCGCCTTCGGCGCGCTGGCGGAAGACGCTGCGGGCTTCGACCTCCCGCCGGAGATTCCAGCGCCCCATCCGTCCACGCCGCGCCTCGTCGGGCGTTCGGTGCCCCGTCTGGATACGCCGGCAAAGCTTGACGGCAGCGCACGCTTCGGGGCCGATGTGCGGCTGCCGAACATGGTCTATGCCTCGGTCCGCTCAGGCCCTCCGGGCGACAGCAGGCTGGTGTCGGCCGATGAAAAGGCAGCGAAAGCGTTGCGCGGCGTGGTGAAGGTGATCCGGGACGATCGCTGGATTGCCGTGGTCGGCGAAAGCTGGTGGGCGGCCAATCGCGCGCTGAACGTGCTCAAGCCGCGCTTTGAAACGCGCGGACGGCTGGCCGATAGCGCCGTGATCGGCAAGACGCTGCAAAATGCGCTCGACGATGGCCCCTCGGCAGACGCGGCGAACACCGGCGATGCGGAAAAATTGCTCGGCGGCAAGAATGTCATATCCGCCAGCTATGACGTGCCGATGCTGGCCCATGGCTCACCGGAGACGCCGGGCGCGACGGTGCGCATCTCGGGCGATCGGTGCGAGATCTGGGCCGCCACCCAGTCTGCCACGCTGGTGCGAAATGCAGTTGCGTCGGCCATCGGTTTTCCGACGGAGGCGGTGGTCGTCTATCCGACGCTGGTGGGCGGCGGTTTCGGTCGCCTGCTCGATCCCCGCCCGGCGGTGCAGGCGGCGCTGATCGCGCGCCAGATGAAGCGGCCGGTCCAGCTTGTCTGGTCCAGGTTCGAGGACAGCGTCCACGACGCGATGCGCCCCCCGGCAATGGCGCGGATGCGTGCCGCGCTGACGCCCGACAAGACCATCGCCGCGTGGGAGGCGCTGATCGCCGCGCCCGATTACCGAACGGCCTTCGTCCGCGCGCTGCTGCCGGGAGTATCGATCGACAAGGGCGCGAACGCGGATTCGATCGAGGGCGCGGTCCCGCCCTATGACATTCCGGCGCTGAAGGTGGCGCATCGCTACGCGGACACCGGAGCTGAGCCGGGGGTCTGGCGGTCGGGCATGCACAGCGCCACCGCCTTTTTCACCGAATGCTTCATCGACGAGCTTGCCGCCGCTTCGGGGCTTGATCCGCTTTCTTTCCGCATCCGCATGCTGCGCAGCAAACCGCGCCATGCCGAAGCGTTGAAGACGGCGGCGGGCATCGGCGGCTTCGCGCCTTTTGCGGGCGAGGTGGCGCAAGGCCTCGCCGTCCACGAGACGGCAGGCGCGGTGGTGGCGGTGCTTGCCGAAGTCTCGATCAACAAGGATCAGGGCATCGATGTCGACCGGATTTTCTGCGCGGTCGATTGCGGGCGGGTCGTCAACCCCGATCTGGTCCGTCAGCAGATCGAAGGCGGGATCATATTCGCGCTCAACGGCGCGGTCGCGGGCGGCATCACCTGGTCCAAAGGCCTGGCGCAGCAGACGGCGCTTGGCGACATGGGTCCGCCGCGCATGGCCGACGCGCCTGAAATCACCGTGCAGATCATGGAGAGCGATGCGCCTCCCGCCGGGGTCAGCGGGGCCGCCGTGCCCCCCGTCGCGCCTGCGATCGCCAATGCGGTCCACGCGGCCACCGGGCGGCGCGTCCGTCGCCTGCCGCTCGCCGTATCGGGCGGGGCATGA
- the phbB gene encoding acetoacetyl-CoA reductase: MGRIAIVTGGTRGIGEAICLALKDAGMTVAANYGGNDEKARAFTEEHGIPAYKWDVSDHEACQRGVARVVDDLGPVDVLVNNAGITRDGIMLKMTYEMWKEVIDVNLGGCFNMAKAVFPGMRERGWGRIVNIGSVNGQAGQYGQVNYAAAKSGIHGFTKALAQEGAKFGVTVNALAPGYIDTEMVAAVPQDVLAKIVARVPVGRLGHADEIARGVAFLCADEGAFITGSTLSINGGQHMY, encoded by the coding sequence GTGGGACGTATCGCGATTGTTACCGGTGGCACACGCGGGATCGGCGAGGCCATCTGCCTGGCCTTGAAGGATGCCGGCATGACGGTTGCCGCCAACTATGGCGGCAATGACGAAAAGGCGCGCGCATTCACCGAGGAACACGGCATTCCCGCCTATAAATGGGACGTGTCCGACCATGAGGCCTGTCAGCGCGGCGTCGCCCGGGTCGTCGACGATCTCGGCCCGGTCGATGTGCTGGTCAACAACGCCGGCATCACCCGCGACGGCATCATGTTGAAGATGACCTACGAGATGTGGAAGGAAGTCATCGACGTCAATCTCGGCGGCTGCTTTAACATGGCGAAGGCGGTGTTTCCCGGCATGCGCGAACGCGGCTGGGGCCGGATCGTCAATATCGGGTCGGTCAACGGCCAGGCGGGGCAATATGGCCAGGTGAATTACGCCGCCGCCAAGTCCGGCATTCACGGCTTCACCAAGGCTCTGGCGCAGGAAGGCGCGAAGTTCGGCGTCACCGTCAATGCGCTGGCTCCCGGCTATATCGATACGGAAATGGTCGCCGCCGTCCCGCAGGACGTGCTTGCGAAGATCGTCGCCCGGGTGCCGGTCGGCAGGCTGGGCCATGCCGATGAGATCGCCCGTGGCGTCGCCTTCCTCTGCGCCGATGAAGGGGCGTTCATCACCGGCTCCACGCTGTCGATCAACGGCGGCCAGCACATGTATTGA
- a CDS encoding HIT family protein: protein MNDTILKFGYPATLIREYEHWVVLLRPAQLTLGSLVLAARSDATDFGSLSPAAFAELKQATADIAAALGSAVAHEKLNYLMLMMVDPHVHFHVFPRYEGSRDAAGVTLADQSWPGPPDLSKGRKLEQGELEALASWLKGHWPA from the coding sequence ATGAACGACACCATCCTGAAGTTCGGCTATCCCGCCACCCTCATCCGCGAATATGAACATTGGGTGGTTCTGCTGCGTCCCGCCCAGCTGACGCTCGGCTCGCTGGTGCTTGCCGCCCGGTCCGACGCCACCGATTTCGGCAGCCTTTCACCCGCCGCCTTTGCGGAGTTGAAGCAGGCGACGGCTGACATAGCGGCCGCGCTGGGCAGCGCCGTGGCGCATGAGAAACTCAACTATCTGATGCTGATGATGGTCGATCCCCACGTCCATTTCCACGTCTTCCCCCGCTATGAGGGGAGCCGCGACGCGGCCGGCGTGACGCTGGCCGACCAGAGCTGGCCCGGCCCGCCCGATCTCTCGAAAGGGCGCAAGCTGGAGCAGGGCGAACTGGAGGCGCTGGCCAGCTGGCTGAAAGGCCATTGGCCCGCCTGA